The genomic stretch TTTTGCAATCCCAGAACTCTTAAAACATTAAAATAAGCTCCCAAAGAAACACTTGCATCACCTTTTTCAATCAAATACAATGTGGAACGAGCAATTCCCGCTCTTTCAGAAACCTGAACAGCAGTGAGTTTTCTACGTTTTCTTGCGAGCTTAATATTTTCTCCCATTTGTCCTAATAGTTGATTGAATTTTGGGAGGATTACCTGTTGTTTCATTACAATAGTGATTGTTATTTCGAACAAAAATACATATTTTGATTGAAATAACAATCATAAAATATATTATTTTTATTCCCTACTCGCCTCATACCCATCTTTAAATCTCAAAAAATTCTTTGCATCTTTGGGGTTTTTCTCTATCCATTTATTCATCAACTCAGTATTATTTTGTAGTTGAAGGTAATCTTCATCTTTATAAATAGATTGACCATCTTTTTTAATTTCATCCAAAATCTCTTGGCGGATTTCACTTTTTGATTTAATGCTTTCCACATACCATTGCTTGGTAAAAAAGATGTTTCCTGCTGTTATTATAACTGAAAGGAATAATGCTGCAATCATCCCATAAAAGATAGTTTTGATAAATTTTGAATTCTTTTCAAGTGCTTTATTTAGATTCAAATAATCTTCAGAGGGTCTGATTTCAATGGTTTTCGGTATCCTTTCTATAAATTCATTCCTTTCTTGACCTTCTTTTTCTAAAGATTCTGATAATTTTAAAATTGTAGCGTTAAATCTCCTCATCGTAGATTCTGTTTCTCCTTTTATATTCAATAAATCTTCATACACAAATTCTGTTTTTATTCCTTGTTCAATGTTTCTTTCATTGGTTTCAATGACTTTTTTTAATAGTTCCAAGCCATTGTTTTGATTGTGATTTTGATTGTACTCTTGGTTTCCTTTTTGGTTTTTTTCTTGATTTTCCATCTTATCTAAATTTTCGTTTTTTCTTTTTTAATAGTTCTTCTTCTGGTGATGAAGTGTAGGTGGTTTTTAATATTTCTTTTGCTATATTTTCAAACTGTTTACTCACAGATGACGAGTTTTCCTGTTCCTCTTTATTGATTTGTTCTGTTGCTGTTGAGTTGAAAATGATTGCCCTTTCCTGATTTTCTTGAAGTTTCTGTTTGATGTCTTTAATTTTTAATGTATTGGTGATTTCAGAGAGTTTATATCCTGGTTTGTATTCTCGCTCGGTTTGATGGTTGATATCTTCAAACTTTACTATTCTCATTCCTGAGATTCCTACTTTTTCATTTTGTGAAAGTGTTACCCGATAACCTAGCTTTTTCATATTATTCGTTAGTTCTCCAAAGCTTCTTGAAATTCTAAGGGAAGTTGTGAGTGCTTTCAACATTTGCTTTTTCTTTTCTTTGCCAATTTCAATATCGGTTTTCAGGTTCATTTCTTTGCAAACTTCACGAACGGCTTTCCCAAAGAGTTCTCCAATGTTGTGGGCTTTAATGGTATTCTCTCCGTATATATTTACTCTATTGACAATAAAGTGGATGTGTTTTTGTTTGGTTGAGGAATGAATATCTAAAACCATTTGGTTATTATCACTCACTCCAATTTTCTTCAAAGCTCTTAGTGCCAATTGTGTGAGTTCTTCATTGGATAATTGGTCTCCAATGGATTTTTCTGGAGAAATATATCCTGTCAATGCCCAGTTTTTTACATTTTTATTGCGGTCTGCAACGGTTTTCATTTCTGTAAACTGTTGTTCTGGGTTCTGACTTAATAGGTTGTTTTGATATACTCGTTCTGCCTTTCCTTTGTCATTGCCATTGTATTCGATGGCTATTTTGGTAATTCGTCTGGTGGTTGCGCTGTTATTCATTTTTGAATTTCAGTTATGTGGGTTTCTGCTTGTTTTGTTTTTCATACAGATATTGGTAAATCAGTTGGGTGACATTTTCTATTTCATGGAGAATTTGTTTCTTGTTTTCAAATTCAGAAAACGCTCTATATCTCAATAAATTTTTAATTCTGATGAAATGATTTCCATATTGAAGCAGCACTTCTTCGGTTTTAAATTCATTGATTTTTAATTCTTTTTCGGTAAGAATCATCCTTACATATTTTGATATTTTCAAGTGATATTTTGAGGCTTGTTTTTCTATTTCGTCAAACTCTTTTTCGGTTAATCTTACGGAGATAACTTTTGAAAATTGTTGTGATGTTTTCTTTTTTAAACCGCCTTTTCTGCCGATTTCCTGAAAGTGTTTTTTTCTCTTTTCACCATCCTCTTTCTTTTCATTTTCTTCTAAGGCTTTCTTGATAAATTCTTCTAAAAAGTCTTTTTCCATATTGGTGTGCATTTAGTTTTTTAATTGAATTTTTGTTGGTTTTTAATAAGGTTTTTCAAAACATTTCTGACGATAGGAAGAAATCAAAAATCCCAATTTTGCAATTAGCGGATACGCTTATTGTAAACTTTGGGTACTTTTTGCACTAACTATCTGCCGATTTTGCGTGTGTTTATTTTATTCAGGTCTTCATATTCTCTGCCTGTATCTCTTTTTCGCATTTCCCAACTCATTAAAAACTCGTTCATGTCTTTGTGGTTTTTGTATAGAATCCGACAGTCTTCTATGTTTTCTCCTGCATTCTTTATCATTTCAACAGCTCGGTTTCCAGAGTTGTCGTTGTCAAAATACAGTTCTACTTTTTGATAATTTTGAATTAAATTTTTGATTTTGGAAATCATCGAAACGGAGTTTAGGATGATGTAATCTGAAGGCTTTTTTTGCAAATCTTGCTCTATATTTTTAAAGGAAAGGAAATCGAAAAAACCCTCGAAAATGCAAAGTAATTCTTCTCCATTTTTAATGGTGGAAATATCTTTTTTTCCTAAGCATATCTTTGAGTATTTATTCCGAATTTCGTAACCGCCAGAATCATTTTTAAAGCCTATTCCGAAATAATTTTTATCATTTACTCGGTAATGTATCTCTTTTAAGTATGTAGTTTGATTTTCTACTTTTCGGCTTTTTAAATATTCCAAAAGTGCTGGATGTTGAATGTCTTTAACTTCAATGATTGTATAATGATTTGCTAGAGTTTCTTGCTTAGGATTAGGATTACTTTGATGTTGAAAAGAAGAGAAATTTTGTTGTTCTGCCCAAACTAAGACATCTTTTATGGAAGCGTCTAGATATTTTTTCATAAAATCAATATTATTTCCGCCTATTCCTTCGGAATGGAGATACCAAACGTTGTTTCTTTTATTGAGTTTAAAAGAGGCGTGGTTTTCTGTGGAAAAAGGATTGAGATACCAGGCTTCTTTTTCATTTTGCTTGGTTGGATGGTGTCCAAGTGAAACGAGGACTTCTTCCAACTTTATAGAGTTGAATTGGTTGCAGTTCATTTTAATGTTTTTGTTTTCTTTGTTTTTTTTAATTCCTCTTACCTAATTACCTTTTTATTGATTAACAATAATTTAAAGCAAATTTTTACAATTACCTGTTTTTACCTTCTTACCATAAATTTTTAATTAAGGTAACTTTAGGTAACTTATTTTTCAAATTGAATTACCTTTATAAATCATTGATTATTAAATCATTTAAAGATTTAAGGTAACTTGGTAACTTTGGTAAGTTTGTTTATTCAGATTTTCTTTTGATGAGATAACCGTACACTTGAAGTTGAGGATGTTTTATCCTTTGATATTTTAAACTGGTGAGTGCTTTTCCGATTTTCACATTATTCAATCGCAATCCTAAAGCATTATTCATCGCCAACATAATATCGGTTGCCGTGAGAAATTCTTCCATTTTTTCAGATTTTTCAAAATGAGCTGAAATCAGTTCTTGCTCCATTGAAACTTGTGCATATTTTTCGTTTCGCTTTTCGTTTTCGGCGATGTCTGAAGCAGTAAGTTCGGGATTGTAATTTTTCCTTTCAAAAGCATTGTAGTAAGCTTGAGACCAGACTTTATCCATATCAATTTCTTTGGAATATTCAAAATCAAAAGAATACACCTCAAAAATCAACCATCTAATGCTTCCTGTTTCATCGGTAAGAAAATCAGTCCGATTGGTAGAACCTACAAACGAGCATATTCTTTCTAAAAATTCGGCTTTTCGTGCATAA from Chryseobacterium indologenes encodes the following:
- a CDS encoding plasmid mobilization protein; the protein is MEKDFLEEFIKKALEENEKKEDGEKRKKHFQEIGRKGGLKKKTSQQFSKVISVRLTEKEFDEIEKQASKYHLKISKYVRMILTEKELKINEFKTEEVLLQYGNHFIRIKNLLRYRAFSEFENKKQILHEIENVTQLIYQYLYEKQNKQKPT
- a CDS encoding helix-turn-helix domain-containing protein gives rise to the protein MFEITITIVMKQQVILPKFNQLLGQMGENIKLARKRRKLTAVQVSERAGIARSTLYLIEKGDASVSLGAYFNVLRVLGLQNDFLKLAADDEFGRKLQDLELLK
- a CDS encoding toprim domain-containing protein — translated: MNCNQFNSIKLEEVLVSLGHHPTKQNEKEAWYLNPFSTENHASFKLNKRNNVWYLHSEGIGGNNIDFMKKYLDASIKDVLVWAEQQNFSSFQHQSNPNPKQETLANHYTIIEVKDIQHPALLEYLKSRKVENQTTYLKEIHYRVNDKNYFGIGFKNDSGGYEIRNKYSKICLGKKDISTIKNGEELLCIFEGFFDFLSFKNIEQDLQKKPSDYIILNSVSMISKIKNLIQNYQKVELYFDNDNSGNRAVEMIKNAGENIEDCRILYKNHKDMNEFLMSWEMRKRDTGREYEDLNKINTRKIGR
- a CDS encoding relaxase/mobilization nuclease domain-containing protein, which encodes MNNSATTRRITKIAIEYNGNDKGKAERVYQNNLLSQNPEQQFTEMKTVADRNKNVKNWALTGYISPEKSIGDQLSNEELTQLALRALKKIGVSDNNQMVLDIHSSTKQKHIHFIVNRVNIYGENTIKAHNIGELFGKAVREVCKEMNLKTDIEIGKEKKKQMLKALTTSLRISRSFGELTNNMKKLGYRVTLSQNEKVGISGMRIVKFEDINHQTEREYKPGYKLSEITNTLKIKDIKQKLQENQERAIIFNSTATEQINKEEQENSSSVSKQFENIAKEILKTTYTSSPEEELLKKKKRKFR